One window of the Salvelinus alpinus chromosome 13, SLU_Salpinus.1, whole genome shotgun sequence genome contains the following:
- the LOC139536930 gene encoding complement factor B-like, whose product MILSDCWTLCAALLICPLYMGVSVLCEVFCKEENVGVEGGHYTLTKKLEYGSILIYHCPDKYYPYPALTRLCQKRGTWSPTPHKRPVQKCKMVECPNPLVLESGSVFPLQKQYFVNNKTTYECYSGYTLRGSSSRVCQPNGKWSGGTPICRSDSGGIERCADPGIPAGARRFGSSFGIDDKVTYRCDEGLHLLGSKERVCQENGQWTGTEPKCYYKHTYDTALEITEAFGSAIRESLQLAAPIDDTYQEGKKIMVDTAGKLNIYIAMDISDSIAADQFNKSRDAVKKLITKVSSFAVSPNYEILFFASDVLEVVNILDFSGEKRIKLEQVLTDLDNFNYGEREHFGTNLNLAFKTILERMAIQKQRNETLFKEVHHVLIFFTDGAFNMGGKPENTVAKIREMVYMNQKEKRDQYLDIYVFGIGIVIFDENIQPLVTKRDNEDHYFKLKDVTELEETFDQIIDEGNLVRLCGLHRNYDHDTADTIRLRYPWMARIGIPRENGSYGNCMGSLVTPRFILTAAHCFKFTDTADQIKITVGKNQVLTGSRLILHPNYDSKAKEKEGINEFYDYDVALIELKNDVDPSINTRPICIPCTKGTSGALRLAGEEITCKQQEELLLKNPIEEVSFMSHDKDRENNKDQRSDAKLKLQGQRENCIELATKVDGITSDNLKDVVTENFLCSGGRQPTRDHVACKGDSGGALFKNYDHRTIQVGLISWGTKNLCTDGNNGVQQQSDDDSRDFHINLFKVVPFLKKHLGDDTQGYAPLQFLDK is encoded by the exons ATGATTTTGTCTGATTGCTGGACTTTGTGTGCAGCGCTGTTGATATGTCCTCTTTATATGG GTGTCAGTGTTCTGTGTGAAGTCTTCTGTAAAGAGGAGAATGTGGGCGTGGAAGGAGGTCATTACACTCTTACCAAGAAGCTTGAGTATGGCAGTATACTGATATACCACTGTCCAGACAAGTACTATCCCTATCCAGCTTTAACTCGCTTGTGCCAGAAACGTGGAACTTGGTCACCGACTCCCCATAAAAGGCCTGTTCAAAAGTGCAAGA TGGTTGAATGCCCGAACCCCTTGGTTTTGGAAAGTGGTTCTGTCTTTCCTTTACAAAAGCAGTATTTTGTCAACAATAAGACCACATATGAGTGCTATTCTGGATACACATTACGTGGCTCATCCTCCCGTGTGTGCCAACCCAATGGGAAGTGGAGTGGGGGAACACCCATTTGCAGATCCGACT CAGGAGGTATAGAGCGTTGTGCTGACCCTGGGATTCCGGCCGGTGCTAGGAGGTTTGGGTCAAGTTTTGGCATAGACGACAAAGTGACATACCGCTGTGACGAGGGCTTACATTTGCTGGGGTCAAAGGAGCGTGTATGTCAAGAGAATGGCCAATGGACTGGGACTGAGCCTAAATGTTACT ACAAGCACACGTATGACACTGCACTGGAGATCACAGAGGCATTCGGCAGTGCTATCAGAGAGAGCCTTCAGTTGGCAGCGCCCATCG ATGACACATATCAGGAAGGAAAGAAGATCATGGTAGATACAGCTGGAAAGCTTAACATATACATTGCTATGGACATCTCTGACAGCATTGCGGCGGATCAGTTTAACAAATCAAGAGATGCTGTCAAGAAACTTATCACAAAG GTCAGCTCCTTCGCAGTCAGCCCAAATTACGAAATCCTTTTCTTCGCTTCTGATGTATTAGAAGTTGTCAACATATTAGATTTTTCTGGAGAAAAAAGAATAAAACTTGAACAAGTCTTGACTGACTTGGACAACTTTAATTATGGAG agagagaacattttgGGACCAATCTCAACCTTGCTTTTAAAACCATCCTGGAACGCATGGCTATCCAAAAACAACGAAATGAAACTTTATTCAAGGAGGTCCACCATGTCCTCATATTTTTCACAGATG GTGCTTTCAACATGGGGGGTAAGCCCGAAAACACAGTGGCCAAAATCAGGGAAATGGTCTACATGAATCAAAAGGAAAAAAGGGATCAATATCTTG atATCTATGTTTTCGGTATTGGAATTGTAATCTTTGATGAAAATATCCAGCCACTTGTGACAAAACGGGATAATGAGGACCACTACTTTAAACTAAAGGATGTTACAGAATTGGAAGAAACTTTTGATCAAATAATTG ATGAAGGCAACCTTGTGCGTCTATGCGGGCTCCATAGAAACTACGATCATGACACCGCAGACACCATACGTCTAAGATATCCTTGGATGGCAAGGATTGGCATCCCG CGTGAGAATGGAAGTTATGGTAACTGCATGGGGTCTCTGGTCACTCCCCGCTTCATCTTGACTGCTGCTCACTGCTTCAAGTTCACAGACACAGCAGATCAAATCAAGATTACGGTTGGCAAAAATCAAG TTCTAACGGGATCCCGCCTAATATTACACCCTAATTATGATAGCAAAGccaaagagaaagaggggataaACGAGTTCTATGATTATGACGTAGCTCTCATCGAACTAAAGAATGATGTGGATCCCTCTATCAACACAAG ACCAATTTGCATCCCTTGCACCAAGGGAACAAGTGGTGCTTTAAGATTGGCGGGAGAGGAAATCACCTGCAAGCAACAAG AAGAGCTCTTGTTAAAAAATCCAATTGAAGAAGTCAGTTTCATGTCACATGATAAGGACAGGGAAAATAATAAGGATCAGCGGAGCGATGCCAAACTTAAGCTCCAGGGTCAG AGGGAAAATTGTATTGAATTGGCTACTAAGGTAGATGGCATAACATCAGATAATCTGAAGGATGTTGTCACTGAAAACTTCCTGTGCTCGGGTGGACGTCAACCTACTAGAGATCATGTTGCCTGCAAAG GTGACTCCGGTGGTGCTCTGTTTAAGAACTATGATCATCGCACAATCCAG GTTGGATTGATCAGCTGGGGCACCAAAAATCTGTGCACTGACGGTAACAACGGCGTTCAACAGCAGTCTGACGATGACTCCAGAGATTTCCACATCAACCTTTTTAAAGTTGTGCCGTTTCTGAAGAAGCATTTGGGGGATGACACACAAGGTTATGCACCGCTTCAGTTTTTAGACAAATAG